The Musa acuminata AAA Group cultivar baxijiao chromosome BXJ2-2, Cavendish_Baxijiao_AAA, whole genome shotgun sequence genome has a segment encoding these proteins:
- the LOC103975504 gene encoding ribosome biogenesis protein BRX1 homolog 1-like → MEGWGYREGERLSSLGTERRSLTRARATSHIERHRHLMLNVVSLVPHCKKDSKVESQESEGATLNELIEPRNCSSCLFFDCRKQKDLYLWMVKCPSGPSVKFLVNADIQYPKGPLESKTFP, encoded by the exons ATGGAAGGATGGGGTTACAGAGAAGGAGAAAGATTATCGTCTTTAGGGACCGAGAGAAGGTCCTTGACACGAGCTCGCGCCACATCACATATAG AAAGGCATCGGCATTTGATGCTGAACGTGGTGTCCCTCGTGCCTCATTGCAAGAAAGACAGCAAGGTGGAGTCCCAAGAGAGCGAGGGGGCTACTCTCAATGAGTTGATTGAGCCTAGGAACTGCTCCAGCTGCTTGTTCTTTGAC TGCAGAAAGCAGAAAGATCTTTATCTTTGGATGGTGAAGTGTCCAAGTGGGCCTTCTGTGAAGTTCTTGGTTAATGCTG ATATCCAGTATCCCAAAGGACCACTGGAAAGTAAAACCTTTCCATGA